One part of the Leclercia sp. LSNIH1 genome encodes these proteins:
- the djlA gene encoding co-chaperone DjlA: MQYWGKIIGVAFALLMGAGFWGIVLGLLIGHMFDKARSRKMAWFANQRERQALFFATTFEVMGHLTKSKGRVTEADIHVASQFMDRMNLHGDSRAAAQNAFRIGKADNYPLREKMRQFRSICFGRFDLIRMFLEIQIQAAFADGSLHPNEREVLYVIAEELGISRTQFDQFLRMMQGGAQFGGGYQQQQAGGGGWQQAQRGPTLEDACNVLGVKPTDEPTTIKRAYRKLMSEHHPDKLVAKGLPPEMMEMAKQKAQEIQKAYELIKEQKGFK, translated from the coding sequence ATGCAGTATTGGGGAAAAATTATCGGCGTAGCGTTCGCTTTACTGATGGGCGCGGGCTTCTGGGGTATCGTTCTGGGGCTGCTTATCGGCCATATGTTTGATAAAGCGCGCAGTCGCAAGATGGCCTGGTTCGCTAACCAGCGTGAACGCCAGGCGCTTTTTTTTGCGACAACCTTCGAGGTAATGGGCCATCTGACCAAATCGAAAGGGCGTGTCACCGAGGCCGACATCCATGTCGCCAGCCAGTTTATGGATCGCATGAACCTGCACGGTGACTCCCGGGCGGCCGCGCAAAACGCATTTCGTATCGGTAAGGCGGATAACTATCCCCTGCGCGAAAAAATGCGTCAGTTCCGCAGCATCTGCTTCGGGCGCTTCGACTTAATTCGGATGTTTCTGGAGATTCAGATCCAGGCGGCGTTTGCCGATGGGTCGCTCCACCCGAACGAACGTGAAGTGCTGTATGTTATCGCCGAAGAGTTGGGCATTTCCCGCACCCAGTTCGATCAGTTCCTGCGCATGATGCAGGGCGGCGCACAGTTTGGCGGCGGCTATCAGCAACAGCAGGCGGGCGGTGGCGGCTGGCAGCAGGCGCAGCGTGGTCCTACCCTGGAAGATGCCTGTAATGTGCTGGGCGTGAAGCCAACCGATGAACCGACAACCATCAAGCGGGCCTACCGTAAGCTGATGAGCGAGCATCACCCGGATAAGCTGGTGGCCAAAGGTTTACCGCCAGAGATGATGGAGATGGCGAAGCAAAAAGCGCAGGAAATTCAGAAAGCCTACGAGCTTATCAAAGAGCAGAAGGGCTTTAAGTAA
- the folA gene encoding type 3 dihydrofolate reductase → MISLIAALAVDRVIGMENAMPWNLPADLAWFKRTTLNKPVVMGRLTWESIGRPLPGRKNIVISSQPGTDDRVEWVKSIDEAIAACGDAEEIMVIGGGRIYEQFLPKAQKLYLTHIDAEVEGDTHFPDYDPDEWESVFSEFHDADAQNSHSYCFEILERR, encoded by the coding sequence ATGATCAGTCTGATTGCGGCGCTTGCGGTAGATCGCGTGATTGGTATGGAAAACGCCATGCCGTGGAATCTGCCTGCCGATCTCGCGTGGTTTAAACGTACAACGTTGAACAAGCCGGTAGTAATGGGCCGCCTGACCTGGGAGTCAATCGGGCGCCCGTTGCCGGGCCGTAAAAACATCGTAATAAGCAGCCAACCCGGCACGGACGATCGTGTTGAGTGGGTTAAATCCATCGACGAAGCCATTGCTGCCTGCGGCGATGCTGAAGAGATCATGGTGATTGGCGGGGGGCGTATCTATGAGCAATTCCTGCCGAAAGCGCAGAAATTATATCTGACCCACATTGATGCTGAAGTGGAAGGGGATACCCATTTTCCGGACTACGATCCTGACGAGTGGGAATCGGTGTTCAGCGAATTCCACGACGCGGATGCGCAAAACTCGCATAGCTACTGCTTCGAGATCCTTGAACGCCGCTAA
- the lptD gene encoding LPS assembly protein LptD: MKKRIPTLLATMIATALYSQQGLAADLASQCMLGIPSYDRPLVQGDTNTLPVTITADNAKGNYPDDALFSGNVDINQGNSRLQADEVQLHQKQPEGAAEPVRTVDALGNVHYDDNQVILKGPKAWSNLNTKDTNVWEGDYQMVGRQGRGKADLMKQRGENRYTILENGTFTSCLPGSDTWSVVGSEVIHDREEQVAEIWNARFKLGPVPVFYSPYLQLPVGDKRRSGFLIPNAKYSTSNYFEFYLPYYWNIAPNMDATITPHYIHKRGNIMWENEFRYLTHAGSGLMELDYLPSDKVYEDDPRNTSGDNRHRWLYYWQHSGVMDQVWRFNVDYTKVSDSSYFNDFTSKYGSSTDGYATQKFSAGYVVQNFDATVSTKQFQVFSDQTQSTYAAEPQLDVNWYQNNVGPFDTRVYAQAVHFVNTDSDMPEATRLHLEPTINLPVSNDWASLDTEVKLMATHYQQDNLEMYNANHGTRLEDSVNRVLPQFKVDGKLVFERDMNWSEGYTQTLEPRAQYLYVPYRDQSNIQNYDSSFLQSDYSGLFRDRTYGGLDRIASANQVTTGVTTRIYDDAAVERFNASVGQIYYFTEARTGDDNIQWEKDDKKGSLVWAGDTYWRITDRWGLRSGVQYDTRLNNVATGSGSIEYRRDADRMVQLSYRYASPEYIQATLPNFATSEQTKEGISQVGGIASWPIADRWSVVGAYYFDTNQNKSADQMLGVQYNSCCYAIRVGYERKLNGWDPDKNQSEYDNVIGFNIELRGLSSNYGLGTQQMLRSPILPYRSSL, from the coding sequence ATGAAAAAACGTATCCCCACCCTTCTGGCCACGATGATAGCTACGGCTCTGTACAGTCAACAGGGTCTGGCAGCCGATCTCGCCTCGCAATGTATGCTGGGTATCCCCAGCTATGATCGCCCGCTGGTACAGGGTGATACGAACACGCTACCGGTTACCATCACCGCTGACAACGCAAAAGGGAACTATCCTGACGACGCCCTGTTTAGCGGGAATGTGGATATTAACCAGGGCAACAGCCGTTTGCAGGCCGATGAAGTGCAGTTGCACCAGAAACAGCCAGAAGGCGCAGCCGAACCGGTACGTACGGTCGATGCGCTGGGTAATGTGCACTATGACGATAATCAGGTCATCCTGAAAGGTCCGAAAGCCTGGTCGAACCTGAATACCAAAGACACTAACGTCTGGGAAGGTGATTACCAGATGGTTGGCCGCCAGGGTCGCGGTAAAGCGGACCTGATGAAACAGCGCGGTGAAAACCGCTACACCATTCTGGAAAACGGGACCTTTACCTCCTGTCTGCCAGGCTCGGATACCTGGAGCGTGGTAGGTAGCGAAGTGATCCACGATCGCGAAGAGCAGGTTGCGGAGATCTGGAACGCCCGCTTTAAGCTCGGCCCGGTGCCGGTCTTCTATAGCCCCTATCTGCAACTGCCCGTGGGTGACAAACGTCGCTCCGGCTTCCTGATCCCGAACGCCAAGTACAGCACCTCAAACTACTTTGAGTTCTACCTGCCGTACTACTGGAATATCGCGCCCAACATGGACGCGACGATCACGCCGCACTATATCCACAAGCGCGGCAACATCATGTGGGAGAACGAGTTCCGCTATCTGACGCATGCGGGTTCGGGTCTGATGGAGCTGGACTATCTGCCATCGGATAAAGTGTATGAGGATGATCCAAGAAACACCTCCGGGGATAATCGCCATCGCTGGTTGTACTACTGGCAGCACTCGGGCGTAATGGATCAGGTGTGGCGTTTTAACGTCGACTACACCAAAGTCAGCGACTCGAGCTATTTTAACGACTTTACCTCTAAATACGGCTCAAGTACCGATGGCTACGCCACGCAGAAATTCAGCGCGGGCTATGTAGTACAGAATTTTGACGCGACCGTTTCCACCAAACAGTTCCAGGTCTTTAGCGACCAAACGCAGAGCACCTATGCTGCAGAGCCACAGCTTGATGTTAACTGGTACCAGAATAATGTGGGTCCTTTTGACACCCGGGTCTACGCCCAGGCGGTGCATTTCGTCAATACTGACTCTGACATGCCTGAAGCAACGCGTCTGCACCTTGAGCCAACGATTAACCTGCCTGTTTCAAACGACTGGGCCAGCCTCGATACCGAAGTGAAGCTGATGGCGACCCACTATCAGCAGGATAATCTGGAAATGTACAATGCCAATCATGGCACGCGTCTGGAAGATTCCGTTAACCGCGTGCTGCCGCAGTTTAAAGTGGACGGCAAGCTCGTCTTCGAGCGCGACATGAACTGGAGCGAGGGCTATACCCAGACGCTGGAGCCGCGCGCCCAGTATCTCTATGTGCCGTACCGCGATCAGAGCAATATCCAGAACTATGACTCTTCATTCCTGCAATCTGATTACAGCGGCCTGTTCCGCGACCGTACTTACGGTGGTCTGGACCGTATTGCATCGGCCAACCAGGTGACCACCGGGGTCACAACGCGTATTTATGATGATGCTGCAGTTGAACGTTTTAATGCTTCTGTGGGTCAAATCTACTACTTCACCGAAGCACGTACCGGTGATGACAATATCCAGTGGGAGAAGGACGACAAAAAAGGATCGCTGGTATGGGCCGGAGATACTTACTGGCGCATAACCGATCGTTGGGGTCTGCGCAGCGGCGTGCAATATGACACGCGGCTGAACAATGTTGCCACCGGTAGCGGTTCAATCGAGTACCGTCGTGATGCAGACCGAATGGTACAGCTCAGCTATCGTTACGCCAGCCCGGAATATATCCAGGCGACGTTACCTAACTTTGCCACGTCCGAACAAACGAAAGAGGGCATTTCGCAGGTGGGAGGCATCGCAAGCTGGCCAATTGCCGATCGTTGGTCGGTGGTGGGAGCCTACTACTTCGATACCAACCAGAATAAGTCTGCAGATCAGATGCTGGGTGTGCAGTACAACTCCTGCTGCTATGCGATTCGCGTTGGATACGAACGTAAGCTTAACGGCTGGGATCCAGACAAAAATCAGAGCGAGTACGATAACGTCATCGGCTTTAACATCGAACTCCGTGGCCTGAGTTCCAACTATGGTCTGGGTACTCAGCAGATGCTGCGCTCACCGATTCTGCCGTACCGTAGTTCATTGTGA
- the pdxA gene encoding 4-hydroxythreonine-4-phosphate dehydrogenase PdxA: MKQHRVVITPGEPAGIGPDLVVQLAQRSWPVELVICADASVLEARAKQLNLPLTLLPYQAENAPLPQQAGTLTLLPVPLRTPVIPGQLSTENGHYVVETLARACDGCLSGEFAALITGPVHKGVINDAGVAFTGHTEFFEERSHSAKVVMMLATEELRVALATTHLPIKAISDAITPDLLRDVITILHHDLRTKFGIADPHVLVCGLNPHAGEGGHMGMEEIDTIIPVLEEMRAKGMNLSGPLPADTLFQPKYLDHADAVLAMYHDQGLPVLKYQGFGRGVNITLGLPFIRTSVDHGTALDLAGQGKADVGSFITALNLAIKMIVNTQ; the protein is encoded by the coding sequence ATGAAACAACATCGTGTTGTCATCACTCCCGGCGAACCCGCCGGGATTGGTCCCGACCTGGTCGTCCAGCTTGCCCAGCGCAGCTGGCCGGTCGAACTGGTGATCTGCGCCGATGCCAGCGTGCTCGAAGCGCGAGCGAAACAGCTTAATCTCCCGCTCACGCTTCTGCCGTATCAGGCAGAAAACGCTCCCCTTCCCCAGCAAGCAGGCACCTTAACGCTGCTACCTGTCCCGCTACGCACGCCGGTTATCCCCGGCCAGTTGAGCACTGAAAATGGTCATTATGTGGTGGAGACGCTGGCGCGCGCCTGCGATGGCTGTCTGAGCGGGGAATTTGCCGCGCTGATCACCGGCCCGGTCCATAAAGGGGTGATCAACGATGCCGGCGTGGCCTTTACCGGTCATACCGAGTTTTTTGAAGAGCGGTCGCACAGCGCAAAAGTGGTGATGATGCTGGCAACCGAGGAGCTGCGGGTCGCCCTGGCGACGACGCACCTGCCCATCAAAGCCATTTCCGACGCCATTACGCCGGATCTGCTGCGCGACGTCATTACCATCCTGCACCACGATTTACGCACCAAATTCGGTATTGCCGATCCGCACGTGCTGGTATGCGGCCTGAACCCACATGCGGGTGAAGGTGGGCATATGGGTATGGAAGAGATCGACACCATCATTCCGGTGCTGGAAGAGATGCGCGCGAAAGGCATGAATCTCAGCGGGCCGCTGCCTGCCGATACCCTGTTTCAACCGAAATACCTGGATCATGCAGACGCCGTGCTGGCGATGTACCACGATCAGGGCCTTCCCGTGCTAAAATACCAGGGATTTGGCCGCGGGGTGAATATTACCCTCGGTTTACCCTTTATTCGTACTTCTGTTGACCACGGTACTGCGCTCGATTTAGCAGGCCAGGGAAAAGCAGATGTCGGCAGTTTTATTACGGCGCTTAATCTCGCCATCAAAATGATTGTTAATACTCAATGA
- the rsmA gene encoding 16S rRNA (adenine(1518)-N(6)/adenine(1519)-N(6))-dimethyltransferase RsmA, producing the protein MNNRVHQGHLARKRFGQNFLNDQFVIESIVSAINPQKGQAMVEIGPGLAALTEPVGERLDELTVIELDRDLAARLQTHPFLGPKLTIYQQDAMTMNFGELSEKMGQPLRVFGNLPYNISTPLMFHLFSYTDAIADMHFMLQKEVVNRLVAGPNSKAYGRLSVMAQYYCNVIPVLEVPPSAFTPPPKVDSAVVRLVPHKTKPYPVKDLRVLSRITTEAFNQRRKTIRNSLGNLFTVDVLAQLGIDPAMRAENISVEQYCKLANYISENAPPKES; encoded by the coding sequence ATGAATAATCGCGTCCACCAGGGCCATTTAGCCCGTAAACGTTTCGGGCAAAACTTCCTCAACGATCAGTTCGTGATCGAAAGTATTGTTTCGGCTATCAATCCACAGAAAGGCCAGGCAATGGTCGAAATCGGGCCGGGCCTCGCCGCTCTGACCGAACCGGTTGGCGAGCGTCTGGATGAACTTACCGTCATCGAGCTGGACCGCGATCTGGCAGCGCGCCTGCAGACGCACCCGTTCCTCGGGCCGAAACTGACCATTTATCAGCAGGATGCCATGACCATGAACTTCGGCGAACTGTCGGAGAAAATGGGCCAGCCGCTGCGCGTATTCGGCAACCTGCCGTATAACATCTCCACGCCGCTGATGTTCCACCTGTTTAGCTATACTGATGCCATTGCTGACATGCACTTCATGTTGCAAAAAGAGGTCGTTAATCGACTGGTTGCAGGGCCGAACAGTAAAGCGTATGGTCGTTTAAGCGTGATGGCACAGTACTACTGTAACGTGATCCCGGTACTCGAAGTACCGCCATCGGCATTTACGCCGCCGCCAAAAGTTGACTCAGCGGTTGTGCGCCTGGTGCCGCATAAAACGAAGCCGTATCCGGTGAAGGATCTGCGCGTGCTGAGCCGCATCACCACCGAAGCCTTTAACCAGCGTCGTAAAACGATTCGTAACAGCCTTGGCAATCTGTTTACTGTTGACGTGTTAGCTCAGTTGGGTATCGACCCGGCGATGCGCGCGGAGAACATTTCCGTAGAGCAGTACTGCAAGCTGGCTAACTACATCAGCGAAAATGCGCCGCCGAAGGAGAGCTAA
- the rluA gene encoding bifunctional tRNA pseudouridine(32) synthase/23S rRNA pseudouridine(746) synthase RluA has protein sequence MLMEPYNPPQDPWLVILYQDEHIMVVNKPSGLLSVPGRLDEHKDSVMTRVQRDYPQAESVHRLDMATSGVIVVALTKAAERELKRQFREREPKKQYLARVWGHPQPAEGLVDLPLICDWPNRPKQKVCYETGKAAQTEYEVLEYAADNSARVLLKPITGRSHQLRVHMLALGHPILGDRFYATPEARAMAPRLQLHAQMLTITHPEYGTPMTFKAPADF, from the coding sequence ATGTTGATGGAACCCTACAATCCGCCGCAGGATCCGTGGCTGGTCATTCTCTATCAGGATGAGCATATTATGGTGGTCAACAAGCCAAGCGGCCTGTTGTCCGTGCCGGGCAGGCTGGATGAGCACAAAGACAGCGTGATGACGCGCGTTCAGCGCGATTATCCGCAGGCGGAGTCCGTCCACCGTCTGGACATGGCCACCAGCGGAGTGATTGTAGTGGCGCTGACCAAGGCGGCAGAGCGCGAGCTGAAACGTCAGTTTCGAGAGCGTGAGCCGAAGAAGCAGTACCTGGCGCGCGTCTGGGGTCATCCACAACCGGCGGAAGGGCTGGTTGATCTGCCGCTGATCTGCGACTGGCCTAACCGCCCGAAGCAGAAGGTCTGCTACGAGACCGGCAAGGCGGCGCAAACCGAGTATGAAGTGCTGGAGTACGCGGCGGACAACAGCGCCCGCGTGCTGCTAAAACCGATTACCGGCCGCTCGCACCAGCTGCGTGTGCATATGCTGGCGCTGGGTCACCCGATTCTGGGGGATCGCTTTTATGCCACGCCGGAAGCCCGGGCGATGGCGCCGCGTCTGCAACTGCATGCACAGATGCTCACCATCACCCACCCGGAATACGGTACGCCGATGACCTTTAAGGCACCGGCAGACTTTTGA
- the apaH gene encoding bis(5'-nucleosyl)-tetraphosphatase (symmetrical) ApaH produces MSTYLIGDVHGCYDELIALLKQVDFTPGTDTLWLTGDLVARGPGSLEVLRYVKSLGDSVRIVLGNHDLHLLAVYAGISRNKPKDRITPLLEAPDADELINWLRRQPLLQIDEDKKVVMAHAGITPQWDLQTAKECARDVEAVLASDSYPFFLDAMYGDMPNNWSMELSGVARLRFITNAFTRMRYCFPNGQLDMYCKDVPENAPTPLKPWFAIPGPVTEQYSVVFGHWASLEGKGTPEGIYGLDTGCCWGGELTCLRWEDKAWFMQPSNRHLDLDENEAVAS; encoded by the coding sequence ATGTCTACATATCTCATTGGCGACGTTCACGGTTGCTACGATGAACTGATCGCCTTGCTAAAGCAGGTGGATTTTACCCCAGGTACAGACACGCTGTGGCTCACGGGCGATCTCGTTGCCCGTGGCCCTGGCTCGCTGGAAGTCCTGCGCTATGTCAAATCGCTCGGCGACAGCGTGCGGATCGTCCTCGGCAACCACGACCTGCATCTGCTGGCGGTCTACGCCGGGATCAGCCGCAATAAACCGAAAGACAGGATCACGCCGTTGCTGGAAGCGCCCGACGCCGATGAGCTGATTAACTGGCTACGTCGCCAGCCGCTGCTGCAGATCGACGAAGATAAAAAAGTGGTGATGGCGCACGCGGGCATTACCCCGCAGTGGGATCTGCAAACCGCCAAAGAGTGTGCCCGGGACGTCGAAGCGGTGCTCGCCAGCGACTCTTACCCGTTCTTCCTCGATGCGATGTATGGCGACATGCCCAACAACTGGAGCATGGAGCTCAGCGGCGTTGCGCGCCTGCGTTTTATCACGAACGCCTTCACCCGCATGCGTTACTGCTTCCCGAATGGTCAGCTGGATATGTATTGCAAGGATGTGCCGGAAAACGCGCCGACGCCGCTCAAGCCGTGGTTTGCAATCCCTGGCCCGGTAACGGAGCAGTACAGTGTCGTCTTCGGCCACTGGGCATCGCTGGAAGGGAAAGGCACGCCTGAAGGCATTTATGGGCTGGATACGGGTTGCTGCTGGGGGGGAGAACTCACCTGTCTGCGCTGGGAAGATAAAGCCTGGTTTATGCAGCCTTCGAACCGGCATCTGGATTTGGATGAAAATGAAGCCGTAGCGTCGTAG
- the surA gene encoding peptidylprolyl isomerase SurA encodes MKNWKTLLLGIAMVANTSFAAPQVVDKVAAVVNNGVVLESDVDGLMQSVKLNAGQAGQQLPDDSTLRHQILERLIMDQIVLQMGQKMGVKISDEQLDQAIANIAKQNNMSPDQMRSRLAYDGISYSTYRNQIRKEMLISEVRNNEVRRRVTILPQEVDALAKQVGNQNDASTELNLSHILIPLAENPSSDQVAEAESQARSIVDQARNGGDFGKLAITYSADQQALKGGQMGWGRIQELPSIFAQALSTAKKGDIVGPIRSGVGFHILKVNDLRGQSQSISVTEVHARHILLKTSPIMSDTQARTKLEQIAADIRSGKTSFANAAKEFSQDPGSANQGGDLGWAAADIYDPAFRDALMRMNKGQMSEPVHSTFGWHLIELLDTRNVDKTDAAQKDRAYRMLFNRKFSEEAATWMQEQRASAYVKVLSN; translated from the coding sequence ATGAAGAACTGGAAAACGCTGCTGCTCGGTATCGCTATGGTCGCGAATACCAGCTTCGCGGCCCCACAGGTTGTCGACAAAGTCGCTGCCGTTGTGAACAACGGTGTGGTACTTGAGAGCGACGTTGATGGTTTAATGCAGTCTGTGAAGCTCAACGCGGGTCAGGCAGGTCAGCAACTTCCGGACGATTCCACGCTGCGTCATCAGATCCTTGAACGTTTGATCATGGATCAAATCGTTCTGCAGATGGGTCAGAAGATGGGTGTGAAGATCTCTGATGAGCAGCTCGATCAGGCTATCGCCAACATTGCGAAGCAGAACAATATGTCCCCGGACCAGATGCGCAGCCGTCTGGCCTATGACGGCATCAGCTATTCGACCTACCGTAATCAGATCCGCAAAGAGATGCTGATTTCAGAAGTGCGCAATAACGAAGTGCGTCGCCGCGTTACCATCCTGCCGCAGGAAGTGGATGCCCTGGCGAAACAGGTGGGCAACCAGAACGATGCCAGCACCGAACTGAACCTGAGCCACATCCTGATCCCCCTGGCAGAAAACCCATCTTCTGACCAGGTGGCCGAGGCGGAAAGCCAGGCACGTTCCATCGTCGATCAGGCGCGTAATGGCGGTGATTTCGGCAAACTGGCGATCACCTATTCCGCTGACCAGCAGGCGCTGAAAGGCGGCCAGATGGGCTGGGGTCGTATTCAGGAGCTGCCTTCTATCTTTGCCCAGGCGCTGAGCACGGCGAAGAAAGGCGACATCGTGGGTCCAATCCGTTCCGGCGTGGGCTTCCATATTCTGAAAGTGAACGATCTGCGCGGCCAGAGCCAGAGCATCTCCGTGACGGAAGTGCACGCCCGCCACATTCTGCTGAAAACCTCGCCGATCATGTCTGATACGCAGGCGCGTACCAAGCTGGAGCAAATTGCCGCCGATATTCGCAGCGGTAAAACCTCCTTCGCCAACGCCGCGAAAGAGTTCTCTCAGGATCCAGGTTCCGCGAATCAGGGCGGCGATCTGGGCTGGGCGGCTGCGGATATTTACGATCCGGCCTTCCGCGATGCGCTGATGAGAATGAACAAAGGTCAGATGAGCGAACCGGTTCACTCCACCTTCGGCTGGCACCTCATCGAGCTGCTGGATACCCGCAATGTGGATAAAACCGATGCGGCGCAAAAAGATCGTGCATACCGTATGCTGTTCAACCGTAAGTTCTCTGAAGAAGCAGCGACCTGGATGCAGGAACAACGCGCCAGCGCCTACGTCAAAGTCCTGAGCAACTAA
- the apaG gene encoding Co2+/Mg2+ efflux protein ApaG produces the protein MINSPRVCVQVQSLYIESQSTPDEERFVFAYTVTIRNLGRTPVQLLGRYWLITNGNGREIEVQGEGVVGEQPHIAPGEEYQYTSGAVIETPLGTMQGHYEMVDTEGNAFRVAIPVFRLAVPTLIH, from the coding sequence ATGATTAATTCGCCCCGCGTATGTGTTCAGGTGCAAAGCCTTTACATCGAGTCTCAATCCACACCGGATGAAGAACGTTTTGTTTTTGCTTACACCGTGACCATTCGCAATCTCGGGCGAACCCCTGTCCAGCTGCTGGGGCGTTACTGGCTTATCACTAACGGCAATGGCCGTGAAATTGAAGTGCAGGGCGAAGGTGTGGTGGGTGAACAGCCGCACATTGCGCCCGGCGAAGAGTATCAGTATACCAGCGGTGCAGTAATCGAGACGCCGCTGGGAACCATGCAGGGCCATTATGAAATGGTCGATACCGAGGGCAATGCATTCCGCGTTGCCATTCCTGTTTTCCGTCTGGCTGTACCAACACTCATTCACTAA
- the kefC gene encoding glutathione-regulated potassium-efflux system protein KefC, giving the protein MDSHTLIQALIYLGAAALIVPVAVRLGLGSVLGYLIAGCVIGPWGFRLVTDAESILHFAEIGVVLMLFVIGLELDPRRLWKLRASVFGGGALQMLACGLLLGGFCILLGMDWKVAELIGMTLALSSTAIAMQAMNERNLTVSQMGRSAFSVLLFQDIAAIPLVAMIPLLAASGASTTLGAFALSALKVVGALALVVLLGRYVSRPLLRFVARSGLREVFSAVALFLVFGFGLMLEEAGLSMAMGAFLAGVLLASSEYRHALESDIEPFKGLLLGLFFIGVGMSVDFGTLVTHPLRIAILLVGFLAIKMLMLWLVARPLKVPAKQRRWFAVLLGQGSEFAFVVFGAANMANVLDPEWAKALTLAVALSMAVTPLLLVVLTRLDAANSGQQHEADEIDEEQPRVIIAGFGRFGQIAGRLLLSSGVKMVILDHDPDHIETLRKFDMKVFYGDATRVDLLESAGAHKAEVLINAIDDPKNSLQLVELAKTHFPHLKIISRARDIDHYIKLRQTGVDAPERETFEGALKSGRLALESLGLGAYEARERADLFRRFNIEMLEEMAEMAENDAKSRAAVVKRTSAMLTEIINEDRNHLSLTQRHGWQGTEEGKHTGDPHDEPESKPVA; this is encoded by the coding sequence ATGGATAGCCATACGCTGATTCAGGCGCTGATCTATTTGGGGGCCGCGGCGCTGATTGTGCCGGTTGCGGTTCGTCTGGGGCTGGGGTCGGTGCTGGGCTATCTGATTGCCGGCTGCGTCATTGGTCCGTGGGGTTTCCGGCTGGTCACCGATGCCGAGTCGATTCTGCACTTTGCGGAAATTGGCGTGGTGCTGATGCTGTTCGTGATTGGTCTGGAGCTGGATCCGCGTCGCCTGTGGAAACTGCGCGCCTCGGTATTTGGCGGCGGGGCATTGCAGATGCTGGCCTGCGGTCTGCTGCTGGGCGGATTCTGCATCCTGCTGGGCATGGACTGGAAAGTGGCGGAGCTGATCGGTATGACGCTGGCGCTCTCATCCACGGCGATCGCCATGCAGGCCATGAATGAACGTAACCTGACGGTTTCGCAGATGGGTCGCAGCGCCTTCTCAGTGCTGCTTTTTCAGGACATCGCCGCCATTCCGCTGGTGGCGATGATCCCGCTGCTGGCCGCTTCCGGGGCGTCAACTACCCTGGGCGCCTTTGCCCTTTCGGCCCTGAAAGTTGTCGGGGCGCTGGCGCTGGTGGTCCTGCTCGGGCGGTACGTCAGCCGACCGTTGCTGCGTTTTGTCGCCCGCTCCGGCCTGCGTGAAGTCTTCAGTGCCGTGGCCTTATTCCTGGTCTTCGGCTTTGGTCTGATGCTGGAAGAGGCCGGGCTCTCTATGGCGATGGGGGCGTTTCTGGCAGGCGTTCTGCTGGCGAGCTCCGAGTACCGCCACGCCCTGGAAAGCGATATCGAGCCCTTTAAGGGGCTGCTGCTGGGGCTGTTCTTTATTGGCGTGGGGATGTCGGTTGATTTCGGGACGTTAGTCACCCATCCGCTGCGCATCGCGATCCTGCTGGTGGGCTTCCTGGCCATTAAAATGCTCATGCTCTGGCTGGTAGCTCGCCCGTTGAAGGTTCCCGCGAAACAGCGGCGCTGGTTTGCGGTGCTGCTGGGGCAGGGGAGTGAGTTTGCCTTTGTGGTGTTTGGCGCGGCAAACATGGCAAACGTGCTCGATCCCGAATGGGCGAAGGCGCTGACGCTGGCGGTGGCGCTGTCAATGGCGGTAACCCCGCTGCTGCTGGTGGTGCTGACCCGTCTCGACGCTGCCAACAGTGGTCAACAGCACGAGGCTGATGAAATTGATGAAGAGCAACCGCGGGTCATCATCGCCGGGTTTGGTCGCTTCGGTCAGATTGCGGGCCGTTTGCTGCTCTCCAGTGGGGTAAAAATGGTCATCCTCGATCACGATCCCGATCATATTGAAACCTTGCGTAAGTTTGATATGAAGGTCTTTTATGGCGATGCCACCCGCGTGGACCTGCTGGAATCCGCCGGGGCGCACAAGGCCGAAGTGTTGATCAACGCGATAGACGATCCGAAGAACAGCCTGCAGCTGGTTGAGCTGGCGAAGACGCACTTCCCGCATCTGAAAATCATCTCCCGCGCGCGCGATATCGATCACTACATCAAACTGCGTCAGACAGGTGTCGATGCCCCGGAGCGTGAAACCTTTGAAGGCGCGCTCAAATCCGGACGGCTGGCGCTGGAGAGCCTTGGCCTCGGGGCATATGAAGCCCGGGAGCGGGCCGATCTGTTCCGTCGCTTTAATATTGAGATGCTGGAGGAGATGGCGGAAATGGCGGAGAACGATGCCAAATCCCGCGCGGCAGTGGTTAAACGCACCAGCGCCATGCTGACCGAGATCATCAATGAGGATCGTAATCACCTCTCACTGACCCAGCGTCATGGCTGGCAGGGAACGGAAGAGGGTAAGCATACCGGCGATCCGCACGATGAGCCGGAGAGCAAACCTGTAGCGTGA